From a single Pseudalkalibacillus hwajinpoensis genomic region:
- a CDS encoding sugar phosphate isomerase/epimerase family protein has product MKLGVFSILFSDRSIEEAVERIAESGLEAIEIGTGGFLGDVHCQPELLLNNEKLFQQFKHGIEKHGLEISALSCHGNPLHPNQAISSKHHEQFEQTVKLASKLGVKNVVTFSGCPGESEYSLNPSWVTCPWPKDFADVLEWQWENRVIPYWKEQSQFLRKHDVRVAIEPHPGFVVYNNETALRLRRECGDNIGVNFDPSHLFWQQMDPIASIKEIAKHNALYHFHAKDTAFDAENMAKNGVLDTKPYSDELNRSWIFRTLGYGNGEEIWKKIISTLQLVGYDGAISIEHEDSLMSAEEGFDKAVSLLKSIVIKEKVGEMWWA; this is encoded by the coding sequence TTGAAATTAGGAGTGTTTTCTATTTTGTTTAGTGATCGTTCAATTGAAGAAGCGGTGGAGCGGATCGCTGAAAGTGGGTTGGAAGCAATTGAAATTGGCACTGGCGGTTTTCTTGGTGACGTCCATTGCCAGCCTGAGCTGTTGTTAAATAATGAAAAGTTGTTTCAGCAATTCAAACATGGTATTGAGAAGCATGGTCTTGAAATTTCAGCATTAAGCTGTCACGGGAACCCTCTTCATCCAAATCAAGCGATATCCAGTAAGCACCATGAGCAGTTCGAACAAACGGTTAAACTCGCTTCAAAGCTCGGCGTTAAAAATGTTGTGACGTTCTCTGGGTGTCCTGGGGAGTCCGAATATTCCCTTAATCCCTCATGGGTTACTTGTCCCTGGCCAAAGGATTTTGCGGATGTTCTAGAGTGGCAGTGGGAGAATCGGGTTATTCCATATTGGAAAGAACAAAGTCAATTTCTAAGAAAGCATGATGTGAGAGTTGCGATTGAACCACATCCAGGTTTTGTAGTTTATAACAATGAAACAGCTCTTCGCCTAAGAAGAGAGTGTGGTGACAATATCGGTGTAAACTTTGATCCAAGTCATCTTTTTTGGCAGCAGATGGACCCGATTGCAAGCATTAAAGAAATCGCCAAACATAATGCCCTTTATCATTTTCATGCGAAAGATACTGCATTCGACGCAGAAAATATGGCGAAGAACGGTGTATTAGATACAAAACCATACAGCGACGAATTGAATCGTTCTTGGATTTTCAGAACGCTTGGATACGGAAATGGTGAAGAGATATGGAAGAAGATCATCAGTACGCTGCAATTAGTTGGATACGACGGTGCGATCAGTATAGAACATGAAGATAGTTTGATGTCTGCAGAAGAAGGATTCGATAAAGCAGTCTCTCTCTTAAAATCAATCGTAATAAAAGAGAAGGTTGGTGAAATGTGGTGGGCATAG
- a CDS encoding Gfo/Idh/MocA family protein — protein MEKKEIRIGMIGYQFMGKAHSHAYRDVPFFFDTKAKPVLKAIAGRNEEALKEAAEKMGWESYETDWKKLIERDDIDVIDIVTPNDSHAEIAIAAAEAGKHIIIEKPLALNVEEAKRMYDAVKRNNVIHMVCYTYRFVPAVQYVKQLIDGGRLGRIYHFRANYLQDFIMDPNFPLIWRLKKEIAGSGSLGDIGAHSIDLARYLLGELEEVSAMTETFIKERPVGEMTGGLRARTSSNEMGKVTVDDAVAFLARFKSGAIGTFEATRFAGGNRNKNKFEINGEKGSVRWDMENMNNLDVYFADDEEGMQGFRTINCTEELHPYAGAYWSAGHIIGYEHTFIHLIYEFINGVVENRNPVPNFEDGLKNQAVLAAIEKSAEDKSWEHIPSYLPESLMN, from the coding sequence ATAGAGAAGAAGGAAATTCGAATTGGAATGATAGGTTATCAGTTTATGGGGAAAGCTCATAGTCATGCCTATCGAGATGTTCCATTTTTCTTTGATACGAAAGCAAAACCAGTTCTTAAGGCGATAGCTGGAAGAAATGAAGAAGCGTTAAAGGAAGCGGCTGAAAAGATGGGGTGGGAATCCTATGAAACAGATTGGAAGAAGTTGATAGAACGAGATGATATTGATGTGATCGACATCGTTACGCCAAATGATTCACATGCTGAAATCGCCATCGCTGCAGCTGAAGCAGGTAAGCATATTATTATTGAAAAGCCCCTTGCACTTAATGTGGAAGAGGCGAAGCGTATGTATGATGCGGTCAAGAGAAACAATGTCATTCATATGGTCTGTTATACTTACCGCTTTGTTCCTGCCGTACAATACGTTAAACAGCTAATCGATGGAGGACGTTTAGGTCGAATCTATCATTTTCGAGCTAACTATTTGCAAGATTTCATTATGGATCCGAACTTCCCCCTTATCTGGCGCTTAAAGAAAGAAATTGCTGGATCTGGCTCTCTTGGAGATATTGGTGCCCATAGCATTGATCTTGCCCGCTATTTATTGGGTGAATTAGAAGAAGTGAGCGCAATGACTGAAACTTTCATTAAAGAACGGCCGGTTGGAGAGATGACCGGTGGATTAAGAGCGAGGACGAGCAGTAATGAAATGGGAAAGGTTACGGTCGATGATGCAGTTGCCTTTTTGGCAAGGTTCAAGAGCGGTGCAATCGGAACGTTTGAAGCAACAAGATTTGCGGGAGGAAATAGGAATAAAAACAAATTTGAAATCAACGGAGAAAAAGGGTCTGTTCGTTGGGATATGGAGAACATGAATAACTTGGATGTATACTTCGCTGACGATGAAGAAGGAATGCAGGGATTTCGTACGATTAACTGCACGGAAGAGCTCCATCCATATGCTGGTGCATACTGGTCAGCTGGACACATTATCGGTTATGAACATACCTTTATTCACCTTATCTATGAGTTCATAAATGGCGTCGTAGAGAACAGGAATCCTGTGCCGAATTTTGAAGATGGGTTAAAAAACCAGGCCGTTTTAGCTGCAATTGAAAAATCCGCAGAAGACAAATCGTGGGAACATATTCCTTCCTATTTGCCTGAGAGTCTAATGAACTAA
- a CDS encoding M14 family metallopeptidase, whose translation MKKKILTVAVAGTLLTSGSFLTGNGTVLAGENGPNGPNYGGNETIKNERLHSYEEMVSFLEKVDKRSEALELVVYGQSVKGRDLYLAKFGSMDEDNPTILFLTQQHGNETLTTEGALELIKYLSSNGENVQEILNNVNVLIAPRLNVDGAEGDVNFSLEDYVSGTHTRYNANEVDLNRDHVDREQPETRALHQEVLQKYQPDYMIDLHHQGTQTTLGDTGELVSGSILYPTNEDVAREVREQSKKLGAVVYNAVESKGYGLLSKYPGGSAPTISRNGLAMEYGIATLLLEMRGMADHYREDYVLGQKSNGYLIQQAVTAMKASLNALADNSIESVDTSFWDTLPESNYEGE comes from the coding sequence GTGAAGAAAAAGATTCTAACGGTAGCAGTAGCCGGAACGTTATTAACGTCGGGATCATTTCTAACAGGGAATGGAACCGTTCTAGCTGGAGAAAATGGACCTAATGGGCCGAATTACGGCGGAAATGAAACGATTAAAAACGAACGCCTTCATTCCTATGAAGAAATGGTGAGCTTCTTAGAAAAAGTCGATAAGCGCTCTGAAGCATTAGAACTGGTGGTCTACGGCCAATCGGTAAAAGGCAGGGACCTATACTTAGCTAAGTTTGGCAGTATGGATGAAGACAATCCGACCATTTTATTCTTGACCCAGCAACACGGAAATGAAACCTTAACTACCGAAGGCGCTCTGGAACTTATTAAATACCTATCTTCAAATGGAGAAAATGTACAAGAAATTCTTAACAATGTGAATGTGCTCATAGCTCCACGATTAAATGTTGATGGTGCAGAAGGAGATGTCAACTTTTCATTAGAAGACTACGTATCGGGAACTCATACAAGATATAATGCAAATGAGGTAGACCTTAACCGTGATCACGTAGACCGGGAACAGCCAGAAACGAGGGCTTTACACCAGGAGGTACTTCAAAAATATCAACCTGATTATATGATAGACCTCCATCATCAAGGAACCCAAACGACATTAGGCGACACGGGAGAACTCGTATCTGGTTCTATTCTTTATCCAACAAATGAAGATGTTGCCCGGGAGGTTCGAGAACAATCTAAGAAACTGGGTGCTGTTGTTTATAATGCCGTAGAATCCAAGGGGTATGGGCTCCTTTCTAAGTATCCGGGAGGCAGTGCGCCAACAATTAGCAGAAACGGATTAGCAATGGAGTATGGAATTGCTACTCTCCTTTTAGAAATGCGCGGAATGGCTGATCACTATCGTGAAGATTACGTCTTAGGTCAGAAGAGCAATGGTTACTTAATTCAACAGGCAGTTACAGCTATGAAAGCAAGCTTGAATGCACTAGCTGATAATTCTATCGAGTCAGTTGACACCTCTTTCTGGGATACCTTACCAGAAAGTAATTATGAAGGAGAATAA
- a CDS encoding spore germination protein: protein MNLTRFFKRKKTYKTIKNSGLDSSQKISTSIQENVSYIKDIINHSDDLKQKELKNKMVLLYFFTLADQEKVTKKIIYPLSKTEDILTRIQSNGDPAEDLHLAIQALLKGYAVILIEGQRKCYLFHVVKTFNRSIDEPDNEKVVRGSHDGFVEDLFVNVNLIRKRIETIDLTVRFIRVGKRTNTNVGIVYMTSLADPKVVQKVEERIKSIDSDNVFSPGYMEEFIEDTPSSPFPQMLATERPDRVIANLLEGRVAVIVEGSPTTLILPITFFAFYQTPDDYNGRWLAGSYLRLIRLMSFVIAIALPGFYIGVIGFHFEVIPDDLVLPIKASIVDIAFPPIVEALAMVITIELIREAGIRLPSPVGQTIGIVGGLIIGDAVVRAGLISNVMIVIIAVTAIASFVVPSNEMSTTVRILTYPILISASLFGFIGIVFTLMIILIHLCKLESFGSPYFAPLAPLRWKEIKDAMIRVPVWKMNERPSDTQVEEIQRQGKTRGWKKDGKNRR, encoded by the coding sequence ATGAATCTTACTCGTTTTTTTAAACGAAAGAAGACCTATAAAACTATAAAGAATTCAGGCCTGGACAGCTCCCAAAAAATCTCCACTTCGATTCAGGAAAATGTGAGCTATATCAAAGATATAATCAATCACTCTGATGATTTAAAGCAAAAAGAATTAAAAAATAAAATGGTATTATTATATTTTTTTACATTGGCAGATCAAGAGAAGGTCACGAAGAAAATCATTTATCCCCTTTCGAAAACGGAGGACATTCTGACCAGAATTCAATCGAATGGTGATCCTGCCGAAGATTTACATCTGGCGATTCAAGCCCTTTTAAAAGGGTATGCGGTCATTTTAATCGAAGGGCAAAGGAAATGTTACCTTTTCCATGTTGTGAAGACCTTTAATCGTTCGATCGATGAGCCTGATAATGAAAAAGTTGTTAGAGGGTCTCACGATGGATTTGTCGAGGATCTCTTTGTGAATGTCAATTTGATTCGAAAGCGAATTGAAACCATCGATTTAACCGTTCGATTTATCAGGGTAGGGAAGCGTACGAACACGAACGTAGGCATTGTTTATATGACTAGTCTTGCAGATCCAAAGGTTGTTCAGAAAGTGGAAGAACGTATCAAATCGATAGATTCAGATAATGTTTTTAGCCCCGGGTATATGGAAGAGTTTATCGAAGATACTCCATCCTCTCCATTCCCACAGATGCTGGCTACGGAGCGTCCGGATCGCGTAATCGCTAATTTACTGGAGGGAAGAGTGGCGGTCATAGTTGAAGGGAGCCCCACAACCCTAATTCTCCCCATTACGTTCTTTGCCTTTTATCAAACTCCTGATGATTATAATGGGAGGTGGCTTGCAGGTAGTTATTTGAGGCTCATTCGATTGATGAGTTTTGTCATTGCGATCGCTTTGCCCGGTTTTTATATTGGCGTTATTGGTTTTCACTTTGAAGTGATTCCAGATGATTTGGTTCTCCCCATTAAGGCATCCATTGTTGACATTGCCTTCCCACCAATTGTTGAAGCATTAGCAATGGTAATCACCATTGAATTAATTCGTGAGGCGGGGATACGACTTCCAAGCCCTGTCGGGCAGACGATTGGTATAGTAGGGGGCTTAATCATCGGTGATGCCGTGGTCCGCGCTGGTCTAATTTCAAATGTCATGATCGTCATTATTGCAGTGACTGCCATTGCTTCTTTTGTCGTCCCATCGAATGAAATGAGTACCACTGTCCGGATACTTACTTACCCGATATTAATTTCTGCGAGCTTATTTGGTTTTATTGGCATTGTATTTACGTTAATGATTATCTTAATTCATTTATGCAAACTGGAGTCATTTGGGAGCCCGTATTTTGCCCCTTTAGCTCCCTTAAGGTGGAAGGAAATTAAAGATGCAATGATCCGAGTACCGGTTTGGAAAATGAATGAAAGACCATCGGACACGCAAGTTGAGGAGATTCAAAGGCAAGGAAAAACGAGAGGGTGGAAAAAAGATGGAAAAAATCGGAGGTGA
- a CDS encoding GerAB/ArcD/ProY family transporter produces the protein MEKIGGEITQQQLFFLIIQTQIGIGVLSLAFNVFTAAKQDAWIAMLIAGLMVQFSIMIIWLLCQRFPSSMLYSMVPQISGKWIGNLLNCGYLVYFTMTAALVLTLHSQIISNWVLPETPSWIISLLMTGTGIYICMGNLKVLGRFFSFVSLFLVVLFLLMTYGLKDANFLYLLPVGEAGMVDLLKGAKEAVISQLGFEMLLVVFPFVIGKSSKTLKTASWANLVVVLFYTYTIFVTLSYFSPEELKFVPQPVIYMLKAFEFSVLSRVDLVFLSIWVVSVTTSFMIYLYMASKGIAYFFKSSSHWKYVPWIGGLAFSITLFLNGDEQLVSRFSTYVSQLGILFVLIIPILLLLSSYLFHKKEAMGGMSK, from the coding sequence ATGGAAAAAATCGGAGGTGAAATTACGCAACAACAGCTTTTTTTCCTTATTATTCAAACTCAGATCGGAATTGGGGTCTTAAGTCTTGCTTTTAATGTCTTTACTGCTGCCAAACAGGATGCCTGGATCGCCATGTTAATCGCCGGACTCATGGTACAATTCTCCATTATGATCATTTGGTTGCTTTGCCAGAGATTTCCGTCCTCCATGCTTTACAGTATGGTACCTCAAATTTCAGGAAAGTGGATCGGAAATCTTTTAAATTGCGGATATTTAGTCTATTTCACGATGACTGCTGCGCTGGTATTGACTCTGCACAGCCAAATCATTTCTAATTGGGTCCTCCCTGAGACCCCTTCTTGGATTATATCGTTATTGATGACAGGCACAGGCATCTACATCTGTATGGGGAATTTGAAGGTTCTCGGTCGCTTTTTTTCCTTCGTCTCGCTATTTCTGGTGGTTCTTTTCCTCCTCATGACCTATGGGTTAAAGGATGCTAATTTCCTTTATCTGTTGCCAGTTGGAGAAGCTGGAATGGTTGATCTTTTAAAGGGGGCTAAGGAAGCGGTGATCTCACAATTAGGATTCGAGATGTTATTGGTTGTCTTTCCCTTTGTAATCGGCAAGAGCTCAAAGACGCTGAAAACGGCATCATGGGCAAATTTGGTCGTCGTCTTATTTTACACGTATACCATCTTTGTAACGCTCTCTTATTTTAGCCCCGAGGAACTCAAGTTTGTTCCACAACCAGTCATTTATATGTTGAAAGCATTTGAATTCAGTGTATTGTCTCGCGTTGATTTGGTGTTTTTATCTATATGGGTCGTATCAGTAACCACTTCCTTTATGATTTATTTGTACATGGCTTCAAAAGGAATCGCTTATTTCTTTAAATCGAGTAGTCATTGGAAATATGTCCCTTGGATAGGAGGACTAGCGTTTAGCATAACGCTTTTCCTCAATGGTGATGAGCAATTGGTTTCTCGTTTTAGCACGTACGTTTCACAATTAGGCATTCTTTTTGTACTGATTATCCCTATTTTACTACTTCTTTCTTCTTACCTCTTCCACAAAAAAGAAGCCATGGGAGGGATGTCCAAATGA
- a CDS encoding Ger(x)C family spore germination protein: MMNNLFKRGLLVAGCLLITTGCWDQRLFKDAQLVLSVGMDTTENGQINTTTSVPYIEKGEQGPGKESIQIVSAVANTPRETRTKIDQKIPNRIDPSKMKVLVLGSTLAEQKIYPVLDVFYREPKSNLNAMLAVAEGSAEGIISMKAKDVPRVSEYISGLLEGAEDSSIIPEQNIQLVCAEIFDPGQDFLLPLLDINEEEALIYLKGVAIFNDQVYTGESLTPDEGTLYQLMSGKKGEMARMTKQISEDREPKILNYITVDVIDVNSQINIEVSEDQAITVNLDTNLEVRAVEYPKDQLSSNKEIKKLNEALTKSLTEQANEIIKKLQEANSDPLGIGRRMIAFHHDTWKTMDWKDIYPTITFNPKVKVKVIQHGIIE; encoded by the coding sequence ATGATGAACAACTTGTTTAAAAGAGGCCTATTAGTGGCAGGTTGTCTACTCATCACAACAGGCTGTTGGGATCAACGCTTATTTAAAGATGCCCAGTTGGTTCTTAGTGTTGGGATGGACACAACAGAAAATGGCCAAATCAATACAACGACTTCTGTTCCCTATATCGAGAAAGGGGAACAAGGTCCAGGGAAGGAAAGTATCCAAATTGTGTCTGCGGTCGCTAATACTCCAAGAGAAACACGAACCAAGATCGATCAAAAAATTCCTAACCGTATAGACCCGTCAAAAATGAAGGTTCTTGTCTTAGGGAGTACGCTGGCCGAACAAAAAATATATCCAGTCTTAGACGTGTTTTATAGGGAGCCCAAAAGTAATTTGAATGCGATGTTAGCGGTTGCGGAAGGTTCTGCGGAAGGAATAATCTCCATGAAGGCAAAAGATGTCCCTAGAGTTAGTGAGTATATAAGTGGCCTGTTAGAAGGGGCTGAAGACTCATCGATTATTCCCGAGCAAAATATTCAATTGGTTTGCGCTGAAATTTTTGATCCTGGCCAGGATTTCTTATTACCGCTATTAGATATCAACGAGGAGGAAGCTCTTATTTATCTAAAAGGGGTGGCCATTTTTAATGATCAAGTATACACAGGCGAATCCCTGACCCCGGATGAAGGAACGCTTTACCAGTTGATGAGTGGTAAAAAAGGTGAGATGGCTCGAATGACCAAGCAAATTAGTGAAGATCGTGAGCCAAAAATTCTAAACTATATCACTGTTGATGTGATCGATGTGAATAGTCAGATAAACATTGAGGTTAGTGAGGATCAAGCAATCACAGTAAACCTAGACACCAATTTAGAAGTCAGAGCAGTAGAATACCCGAAAGACCAATTAAGTAGCAACAAGGAAATTAAGAAATTGAATGAAGCACTTACGAAAAGCCTTACAGAACAGGCGAATGAGATTATCAAAAAGTTGCAGGAAGCAAATAGTGATCCTCTCGGAATTGGCAGAAGAATGATTGCATTTCATCATGACACTTGGAAAACGATGGATTGGAAAGACATATACCCAACGATTACTTTTAATCCAAAGGTAAAGGTGAAAGTCATTCAACATGGCATTATTGAATAA
- a CDS encoding alkaline phosphatase D family protein — protein sequence MDDMFKSESERLLRRPMNRRNFLSQSSKVAGIALGMTLANNFNGLKVEAAPQFTNYPFTLGVTSGDPLADSVVLWTRLAPEPLNGGGMPYHNIPVQWEISKDEKFHKLVDSGTEIARPELGHSVHVEVTNLQPNRQYYFRFIAGKEVSPLGKTKTLPPPGEQLANLTFAFASCQQFEHGYYTAYKHMAEENLDLVIHLGDYIYEYGPNEYIAKTGNVRTHSGPEIITLEDYRNRLAQYKSDKDLQAAHAAFPWIVTWDDHEVENNYADEIPEKGQSVEEFLKRRANAYQAYYEHMPLRRASIPHGIDMNLYRRFSYGNLIDFHVLDTRQYRDDQANGDGIKPPSAESMDPNRTLLGQAQEQWLLEGLSRSEAKWNVLAQQIFFNQLDFDTGEGIKYNMDAWDGYAANRDRILDHLIKEKVENLVVLTGDVHANWAGDIKKDYNDPSSEILGSEFVGTSITSGGDGAEKRKDTDAILAENPHIKFFNDYRGYVRCTVTPEKWTADYRVVPFVSQPGAPIETRATFEIRDQSPGLNLKKDNPLKTKIHKSNEVEGDRIKAQEEAHEKQMNKRGTLTP from the coding sequence ATGGATGACATGTTCAAATCGGAATCTGAGCGATTATTAAGACGACCAATGAACAGAAGGAATTTTTTATCACAATCGAGCAAGGTAGCTGGAATTGCATTAGGCATGACACTGGCCAATAACTTTAACGGTCTTAAAGTGGAAGCGGCTCCTCAGTTTACAAACTACCCTTTTACACTTGGAGTTACATCTGGAGATCCACTTGCTGATAGTGTGGTCCTTTGGACAAGGCTAGCCCCTGAACCGTTGAATGGTGGAGGAATGCCTTATCACAACATTCCTGTACAGTGGGAAATCTCTAAAGATGAGAAGTTTCATAAACTTGTTGATTCCGGAACAGAGATTGCCCGTCCTGAACTCGGTCATTCTGTCCATGTCGAAGTAACAAATCTTCAGCCAAATCGACAGTATTATTTCCGATTCATAGCCGGAAAAGAGGTTAGTCCTCTTGGAAAAACAAAAACGCTACCTCCTCCCGGTGAACAACTTGCTAACCTTACGTTTGCCTTCGCCTCCTGCCAGCAATTCGAGCATGGTTACTATACCGCATACAAGCATATGGCAGAGGAAAACCTTGATTTAGTCATCCACCTTGGTGATTATATATATGAATATGGACCAAACGAATACATTGCAAAAACAGGAAACGTTAGAACACATAGCGGCCCCGAAATCATTACTCTTGAAGACTATCGTAACCGACTGGCTCAATATAAAAGTGATAAAGATCTGCAGGCCGCTCATGCTGCTTTCCCTTGGATCGTAACATGGGATGATCATGAAGTAGAAAATAACTATGCAGATGAAATTCCTGAGAAGGGTCAGTCTGTCGAAGAGTTTTTGAAACGGCGCGCCAATGCATACCAGGCCTATTATGAACACATGCCCTTAAGAAGGGCTTCCATTCCACATGGAATTGACATGAACCTCTATCGCAGATTCTCATATGGAAATTTGATTGATTTTCATGTGCTTGATACCCGCCAATATCGTGATGATCAAGCTAATGGAGACGGCATTAAGCCGCCAAGTGCAGAATCGATGGACCCAAATCGCACCTTGCTTGGACAAGCACAAGAACAGTGGTTGTTAGAGGGACTTAGTCGTTCAGAAGCGAAATGGAACGTGCTAGCACAACAAATTTTCTTTAACCAACTCGACTTTGATACCGGGGAAGGCATTAAGTACAACATGGATGCATGGGATGGTTATGCCGCCAATCGTGATCGTATTTTAGACCATTTGATCAAAGAGAAAGTGGAAAATTTAGTTGTCCTGACCGGAGACGTTCACGCTAACTGGGCGGGTGACATTAAAAAAGATTATAACGACCCAAGCTCAGAAATTTTGGGATCAGAGTTCGTTGGAACTTCTATTACTTCAGGTGGTGACGGGGCAGAAAAGCGGAAAGACACTGATGCGATATTAGCAGAAAATCCTCACATAAAATTTTTCAATGATTATCGAGGCTATGTACGTTGTACTGTCACTCCTGAAAAATGGACAGCGGATTATCGAGTAGTACCGTTTGTCAGTCAGCCTGGAGCTCCAATAGAGACAAGAGCAACGTTTGAAATTAGGGATCAAAGCCCAGGACTAAATCTTAAAAAAGATAACCCGTTAAAGACCAAAATTCATAAATCAAACGAAGTCGAAGGCGATCGTATCAAAGCACAAGAAGAAGCCCATGAAAAACAAATGAATAAAAGAGGAACCTTAACCCCCTGA
- the tatC gene encoding twin-arginine translocase subunit TatC, giving the protein MEDKNIELVEHLGELRKRLMISMGSFLLLLTLTFIFVQDIYYWLIKDLPMKLAVLGPSDILWVYLMLASIIAIAGTIPIAAHQLWLFVRPALKEKEQHVTLAYIPALFILFVVGISFGYFVIFPIVFQFLISLSEGMFTTFFTTEKYFKFMLHMTLPFGILFELPVIIMFLTSLGVLNPYRLQKIRKYAYFALIVTAVLITPPDFISDILVIIPLLFLYECSVLLSKVVYKRKQKVAVAT; this is encoded by the coding sequence ATGGAAGATAAAAATATTGAGCTTGTTGAACATTTAGGAGAATTACGGAAAAGACTCATGATTTCAATGGGATCATTCCTACTCCTGTTAACACTAACTTTTATTTTTGTACAAGACATCTATTACTGGTTAATTAAAGACTTACCAATGAAACTAGCCGTCTTAGGGCCAAGTGACATCTTATGGGTTTACCTGATGTTAGCAAGTATTATAGCTATTGCAGGGACGATTCCGATCGCTGCCCATCAACTCTGGTTATTCGTTCGACCGGCATTAAAAGAGAAAGAGCAACATGTAACGTTAGCTTACATTCCAGCCCTATTTATTTTATTTGTTGTCGGAATATCATTTGGTTATTTTGTGATCTTTCCAATCGTATTTCAATTCCTTATCTCTTTATCTGAAGGCATGTTTACAACCTTCTTCACGACTGAAAAATACTTTAAGTTTATGCTTCATATGACCCTTCCGTTCGGTATTTTATTTGAACTTCCTGTCATTATTATGTTTTTAACGAGTCTTGGTGTGTTAAACCCTTACCGGTTACAAAAAATTAGAAAATATGCTTATTTCGCCTTAATTGTAACGGCGGTTCTCATCACCCCACCTGACTTCATTTCGGATATCCTCGTCATTATTCCGTTGTTGTTTTTATATGAGTGCAGTGTTCTGTTATCAAAAGTGGTTTATAAAAGAAAACAAAAGGTCGCGGTGGCCACTTAG
- a CDS encoding twin-arginine translocase TatA/TatE family subunit codes for MLQNIGIPGLIIVLVIALIIFGPSKLPEIGRAFGSTLREFKKSTRELVSDENSKESNKESSTQKDEKTL; via the coding sequence TTGCTACAAAACATAGGGATTCCAGGTTTAATCATTGTCCTTGTCATCGCGTTAATTATCTTTGGGCCATCGAAGTTACCAGAAATTGGCCGAGCATTTGGTTCTACGTTGAGAGAGTTCAAAAAATCAACACGTGAATTGGTTTCGGATGAAAATTCCAAAGAGTCCAACAAAGAAAGTTCAACACAAAAGGATGAAAAAACACTCTAG